From Panthera tigris isolate Pti1 chromosome B4, P.tigris_Pti1_mat1.1, whole genome shotgun sequence:
CTGATCTTTCTAGATGAAAGGTCTCAGTATGAGTAGGGGATAACTGGAAACTAGATGCAATTATAGCTAGTGGAATGGACCACTCAGATTTTgtagaagtggagagagagaaaaacctgGTATCAGGCAAGATACCTGCCTTCCTCCAGAAGACAAATACTCCAATGCAAGAGCCTTAAATTTATGTGTTAGGTCTGCCATCTTCCACCAGATGGTCTCTGAGGATAGCAGAGACAAGAGGGGACCACTCCAGTACCTCCTGGTCACCCCCATACACCTACCTTCACCCTTCGgcaaaatacttctttttattttttatttaattttaattttttttttttactatttattgatctttaagagagatagagagcagaggaagggcagagagagagagagagagggagacacagaatctgaagcagactccagctcagagctgacagctcaaagcctgacacggggctcaaactcatgaaccctgagatcatgacctgagccaaagtcagaagcttaaccaactgagccacccaggcgctccaaaatacttctttttaaagtttaattccagtaaattaacatacagtacaatattggtgtacaatatagtgattcaacacttgtatACATTATTTAGTGCTCATCATAAATGTACTCTTgatcccttcacctatttcacccattccctatttatctcccctctggtgaccctctgtttgttctctaaagagcctgtttcttggtgtgtctctttttctttctttctttgttttgtttcttaactttcacatatgagtgaaatcatatggtatttttctctgacttattttatttagaacaatatcttctggatccatccatgttgttgcaaacgacaggatttcattctttttgtggctgaataatattctatttaccacctcttctttatctattatctatcagtggacacttgggctgcttccataatttggctaaggTACTACAATGAATATAGGGGTACAtacatccttttgaattagtgttttcatattccttggtggaattcctggatcatagagtagttctagttttaatgtTTGAGGAAGCTccaaactgtttcccacagtggctgcatcagtttgcattcctaccaacagtgcatgggggttctgtttttctccacatcctcactagtacgttttttcttgtgttttttattttagtcaggAAAAACACTTCCAAATGTCTTCCTCACTCGTATTTTGAGTCATAATGAAGCAGACAAATGTCACATGGCTAATGGCTTGAACAAATAGAACAAATTGGATTAAATACACTTAAGCAGTCCCTCCAAAAATAAGTGACTGAATTGGGAGCTCTAAGGCTTACCAGCCAGCTGGAAGTTACATGGGAGGCTTGCTAACCTGTAATCTGAATGATGCACGCTTAATGTGGCTGCCAACCTCTAAAATTGTAAACTCTTTCTAGGAGACCTCATGCACTCTTGGGTTTATACTTCCTGTGTGAGGGCTGGACATTGGTTGGCATCTTGTTGGAAAACACTGTGGTACCTTGGGAGTAATAAGAGAGACCTGCAGGTTAATCAGAGAGGTTAACATAGGAACATGCTTAGGGGAATTTGCAGCTGAAGCCAAGTTGGTATAGAAATGAGGGGTGGATTTGgtggaaggaaattctgaaacATTTCCACATGTTGTGATAGGTTTTGTTCTGGACTCtgttttcaagaatgttttgtaATAGATTTGGCCTATTTTTCCCCTTAGCAGTATATTAAAGACACTCTCTTCTAGTAGGGCAAAATTAAGCAGACTTTCTCTTCACAAGACTGAGAATTTCCTAACCTGGTGTTCCTCAGCTTTAAATGTAGGTGCATTGTgtaaataacaatatttattagGGTTAGGGCCCTTCCTTGAAGAGAATTTAGGGGTCAGGAGAACAGATGAGAACATGAAGCTCCTGCTTCCTgctatataatacataataaagtTTTCTGTTGCTGACCTGGTAGGCTTGCCTCCCCATCAGTATCTATGAAATGATGGTGGGCCAACCTGTTAGTCTCTAGGTAAAAGTTCAGACCCTTCTCGGGTTTTGATTAATACCATAGATTTGGTAGAGtgtaagaaagacaaatatcacatcatGGAACTCTTCTATGAAGTCACTGTGTTTCTTAGCTGGTAGGACCTGCGATGGTGTTAGGAACTTGGGTCTGCTGTCCCGTATTGAATGGCCAGTGTATTCCTCATGTGCTTGCTCATACTCATGGTTCCAAATGGTTTGCCATCCAACCTGCATCACAACTGTGTGAGGGActagcagagaggaagaggagggcaaaCCCCTCTTATCAAAGAACAATCAAAGGAAATTGCACAACATCTCCACTTATGTCCTTTGCTCATAATTTAGTCACATGGTCACAACCAGTTGCAAGGAAGGCTAGTTGTAGACAGAGACAAATATTCCATTAATACAGAGAAAGTGGAGAATGCTTGGGTGTTATGAAATAATCAGTCTTAAGATCTATAAGATCAGATTGTAAAGACGATTTGGAGGAAAGACTGaattcagaataaaaacaaaatgattatatGGAATAAAATGTTAGATATTTCAGGTGCAATTTTTTCTATGACAGGTTAATAACTTCTCCAACTAATATTGTCACTTGTTATTATcaactaaaattttcttttttgacttctAGTTTGTTATCTATGTATTTAGGGTTTCAAAACACATCTGTGTGGAAGGGCAAACACACATTAGGGAAATTTATACTGAAAGCTTTGGAGACAGAGTtaaaagcagtcttgaaaaaaaagtatataatttttttttttaagtatttagtgCCTAGGGAGAACTCGtgcataatgtataaatttgtgACCCTTTGAGAATGGTCTTCTTGGATCTCATATCCTCTCGGGACTCCTCATAATctttagatattttctttcaagATACAGACAGCATAAATATTCAATGAGATCAAGTGCTGATGAATTTCATATGGCACTGTGAATAATACCAAGAAAAGcactcaaaacataaataagtcaATTGTAGTGACAGGGAAATTTAATAGtctaaaactctgaaaaaaaaaaacactttaaaaccaTTTACAAAGTTGCCATAAATAAGTAAGAAAATCAGTCATAGATTGTGGGGTAGAGGGAGAATCCTACAGAGAAGAATGGAATTATCACTGTGGTCTGTTCAGCATGATgataaaagagttaaatattGAAGCAGAGATAATTTGCTGGAATAAATCTGTTTAATATCTTCaaaaaatgtgtttgatttttaaagtgcttttggCAGACTGATTAGGActcaaaaggatgaaaaaattgGTATGTCGAAAATTTAAAGACCATATTTCCATTAGATTTGTTTTAAcccattttgtcttatttttaccATTATGGTATTAACCTTATTTTTCTAACCTTCACATTTTGATTAAGGGGAAATCATGAAAAAAGACAGAATACAATgaaaatttagttttgaaaaactttacctttttaaaatttcactaatattcataatatttaacaTAAGCTTGACTTCTAATGGTTTTGTAGTGTGAGctttgttaatttttgtacaaTATGTGTTGGGGATAGTTGGTGGGTGTAACTGTTGTAGTTGGACAAAGAAATAATCTGACATAGTAAAACTCTGATATAGGTGTTTTAGATATAACATTCCTACAGTTGTTGCCTTTGGAGTAATTTgtgtaaatgaagaaaaatttatgACTAATCGTGTCACAATTATGTGAATGTAAGAGGAATGTCCAGGAAAAACAACCATCCTTTCTTTTATACCCATATATGTCTACATTACTAACATGAATTTGACAACAGATCTTATTTTTTACCTACACTTTTAGATATAActggaaagaatttttatttgtactctatgcttatttttatttatatatatatctttgaaaatatattctgtgtgttagagattgaaataattataatgatattctcaaaacagaaaacattgtCTTATCTATGGCCCATTActaaaccttatttattttatgtgtttgataTGAAGGTACCAAGGAAAGAAATTTTCCTTagaatcattattaaaaaaagaaaaaagcacaatAAGCTGTCCTATAATCATTGGTAGAAGTTGCTATTTTTCAGAGCACAACGTAGGGAAAAACATTCTTTCAAACTTAATCTTGGTGTCCAATTTGCTAGCTGTGCAAACCAGAACAATCTGATTGTCTCTAATATATGCCATATGTTGAGATGACTACTGTTAtctatagttaatatttatttaattacattttagcCAAACATTTGAATATCCTTATGACAGGGAAATACATGCCTCCTAAAATTTTGTCAACACTATTCTGTGATTCATTGTATTTGAAATTTACCAAATACTGTTAATCTCTTTTAAGCCATGCTGACCTCAAATTGTTCATCTTTTCAGTCTGTATTTTACAGAAAGATCAAAATGGTAAGTGTAAagcatagaagcagagagagaaatttcatgacaaatattttcttataatttgtatttattaatacttacaaacttacatatttttaattttaggattactactaatttaaatgtcttaatcttctttcaatttttcttactaatttaatttcttccttaagctCAATAACCTATTTCTAAAAATCCCTTCTATATCTCTAGGTTTCCATAAAGATTTATCTTTACCTTTCTCCCACTTCATATGAATTCCTGAactcatatttatatatttctatatgcttCTATATCCATtactctcattttaatttttttttcatttttcagaatcaTAACTTAGAGAGGAAAACTGCAGTTTCTTATTAGACACACAAATATTACCAGAATATTCCTGCTGATTTTGTTTGGGAGTACAACATGGGAAGAGTGGGAATGATAACAGAGTTTGATGGGATGGAAATACTActaaggacagaaaataaaactactcatGATGTTTCATATTCACTTATTGGCAACTGTATCTCATTAGCCATGAAAGTAAATGACAGAAGAATCAAGCATTTGAATTTGATTAAGTAAAATGGTAAAGTTATATAACCCTGTCTATTGATGatggtgaggtgtgtgtgtgtgtgtgtgtggtgtatattttATGAAAACCATTTTCTGATATAATTTTAATGACAATAATCATTTTGGTTCTGAATGCAAAGCTCTTAATTGAATAAGAAATGGCATCCATCTCAGTTCTTGCTAAAATCAAGAGAGAATAAGCATTTGTGCATGCTTTAAAAGTCCTTCTAATTTCCCTCATATAAAAACAGTCAACAACCGCTATCATATCAATCATCGCTATCATTATTCTCTGGCAGAATTgcaaagtaaacataaaattctCTATCCAGATACTTTGGAAATGCAAAGTATTGTTCTTCCTGGCATAACCTCCTAAAATAAGAATGGTGTTACTCTATCTGAAAGATTGCTTTCCTAATTTTACTTTAGACACTAGTTACCACTGCTATTTTCCCCTTAGGactatcaatttctttctttcttttctatttagaCCTGGAAAAGTAGAGGACAGTAATGGGAAATCACACACAAGTGACAGTGTTTATCCTGGCAGGTTTGACTGATGATCCACAATTGAAAGTTGTGCTGTTTTGCTTCCTGCTTCTCACCTACCTGCTAAGTGTCACTGGCAATCTGCTCATCATCACACTCACCCTGGTGGATGTCACCCTCAAGACCcccatgtattttttccttcgGAATTTTTCCTTCCTAGAAATTTCCTATACTACCACATGCATTCCCAAATTGTTGGTTGCTATGGCAACTGGGAACAAAACCATTTCCTTTAATTGTTGTGTTACTCAAGTGTTTTTTGCCTTCCTTCTTGGTGCATCTGAATTTTACTTGCTGGCAGCCATGTCCTATGACCGCTATGTTGCCATCTGTAAGCCCCTGCATTACACAACCATCATGAGCAGTAAGATCTGCATGCAACTTGTCTTCTGTTGTTGGTTTGCTGGGTTTTTTGTCATCTTTCCACCTCTCCTCTTAGGCATAAACCTTGACTTCTGTGCCTCCAACGTTGTTGATCATTTCTACTGTGATACAACTCCCCTGCTGCAGATCTCCTGCTCAGACACACAGCTCTTAGAGACCATGGGATTCATTTCTGCATCAGTGACACTTGTGGTCACGTTGGTAATGGTGATAATATCATACAGCTTTATTGCATTAACAATTCTAAAAATCCCTTCAACTAATCAGAAGAAAAAGGCTTTTTCAACATGTTCCTCTCACATGATTGTGATATCTCTTTCTTATGGCAGCTGTATCTTCATGTACTTTAAGCCGTCAGTCAAAcaaagaatatctttttccaaGGGAATTGCAGTGCTCAATACCTCCATTGCCCCACTTTTAAATCCTTTCATTTATACTTTACGGAACCAGCAAGTGAAAAAAGCCTTCATGAACATGATACAAAGGGTTGTTTCTTTCTCAAGCAAATGAATATCCTGTTGCATAATGTATAatgcaaatgaacaaaggaaccCCAATAATATCAATGAATCTAATTATAGCTTCCAATACATAGTTTCTTTCAATGTTTTCTGCTTTCATGTCTTTGATATTCATCTTTATACCTTCTCAAgctatatttacaaaaacaaatctttgttccaaagaagataattttattgATAACCTTTAACAGATATTTTTTCTCAGCTCACTTCCATTTCCTATaaatatctgaaagaaatggagttGAGATTTTCAATCGGTCTCTGTTGTCTTTGAATGTAGTCAAGgatcaaaatatctttttatttacatta
This genomic window contains:
- the LOC102950368 gene encoding olfactory receptor 6C74-like, coding for MGNHTQVTVFILAGLTDDPQLKVVLFCFLLLTYLLSVTGNLLIITLTLVDVTLKTPMYFFLRNFSFLEISYTTTCIPKLLVAMATGNKTISFNCCVTQVFFAFLLGASEFYLLAAMSYDRYVAICKPLHYTTIMSSKICMQLVFCCWFAGFFVIFPPLLLGINLDFCASNVVDHFYCDTTPLLQISCSDTQLLETMGFISASVTLVVTLVMVIISYSFIALTILKIPSTNQKKKAFSTCSSHMIVISLSYGSCIFMYFKPSVKQRISFSKGIAVLNTSIAPLLNPFIYTLRNQQVKKAFMNMIQRVVSFSSK